The proteins below are encoded in one region of Brassica napus cultivar Da-Ae chromosome A6, Da-Ae, whole genome shotgun sequence:
- the LOC106347985 gene encoding homeobox-leucine zipper protein ATHB-5, producing the protein MKRSRGSSDSLSRFLPICHSATDNQLSPRPTATGFLYSGTGDYSPMFDCLEDGSLEDIAVGHASSTAATEKKRRLRVEQVKALEKNFEIDNKLEPERKVKLAQELGLQPRQVAIWFQNRRARWKTKQLERDYGVLKSNFDSLKRSRDSLQRDNDSLHAEIKQLRAKLNVDGISRSSSNASTEENVLVKADETVMPSNKVLELNQRPLPPPPHIPTATEAPALELEYEMLSIFPRAEIFREDPADSSDSSAILNEEYSPTAAEAAAATAVEMSTMGCFGPFVKMEEHEDLFSGEEACKLFADNEQWYC; encoded by the exons ATGAAGAGATCACGTGGGAGCTCCGATTCTTTATCCCGGTTCTTACCAATTTGCCACTCTGCAACAG ACAATCAATTAAGTCCAAGACCAACAGCCACCGGCTTTCTCTATTCCGGTACCGGGGACTACTCCCCGATGTTTGACTGTCTAGAAGATGGAAGTCTAGAGGACATCGCCGTCGGACACGCGTCGTCTACGGCGGCAACGGAGAAAAAGCGGCGATTGCGTGTAGAACAAGTGAAAGCATTAGAGAAGAATTTCGAGATTGATAACAAGTTAGAGCCTGAGAGGAAAGTGAAACTGGCTCAAGAGCTCGGGCTGCAACCACGACAAGTGGCGATCTGGTTTCAGAACCGCCGTGCTCGGTGGAAGACAAAGCAGCTAGAGCGTGATTACGGTGTTCTCAAGTCAAACTTTGACTCACTCAAACGCAGCCGCGACTCCCTTCAACGTGATAACGATTCTCTCCATGCAGAg ATTAAACAGCTGAGAGCAAAACTTAACGTGGACGGTATCAGCAGAAGCAGTAGTAACGCGTCGACGGAAGAAAACGTCTTAGTAAAGGCGGATGAAACGGTGATGCCTAGTAACAAAGTCTTAGAGCTAAACCAGCGTCCTTTGCCACCGCCACCACATATTCCTACGGCTACGGAAGCTCCGGCATTGGAGCTTGAATACGAGATGTTGAGCATTTTCCCACGTGCGGAGATCTTCAGAGAAGATCCTGCTGATAGTAGCGACTCAAGCGCTATTCTGAACGAGGAGTATAGTCCCACGGCGGCTGAAGCGGCCGCGGCTACGGCAGTTGAAATGTCGACGATGGGATGTTTTGGCCCATTTGTGAAAATGGAAGAGCATGAAGATCTTTTTAGTGGAGAGGAAGCTTGCAAGTTGTTTGCAGATAATGAGCAGTGGTATTGTTGA